The genomic DNA TGAAGGATAAGCAGGAACCTCGAAGGATGAACCTTCGAGGTCTaccattcgaagcatatctttcgagcacctcgaaggatcaacagtatccttcgaggttatccttcgatcagaacatcttccAACAtatcaactgttgtccaagtcaaaccggaggatggttgacttggtcaacttacaacacaaatcaggacatcgtttatatcagaccgaatacagacaaagtacagacacaagtgcaccaacagtaatCTAAAGAGACGCCCAATTTCAGGTGGAATTTCACTTGAAAATGAGTTGTTAAAAAGCTGAATGACCCTGAGAAAGCTTAGATTTCCGATGGAAGGAGACAACGTACCAATCAAGCCTCCAGATGAGAGGTTCAAGTGGGTGACTCTTTGGTGGTGAAGGCTGCATGTAACACCTTGCCATTGGCAGAAATTAGTGCTGGAATGGTTCCATGAGGTCAGGAGACCTTGTGGGTCACCTTTAATCATGGATTTAATAGCAAGCAATGCTAGACGATCAACGTTGGTGCCGTTCAGTGATGGTGCTTTGTGAATGGGTGTGGAAAATGCTGCAAGGTGTGTCAGGATGGCGAAGAGAAACGATCGCAAGAAAAGCAACCTTTTGGCACTCATTTTTGGTAATGAATTTTATGGTATCTTTCTATATTTTTGCGACCATATACTTATACAGAGAGGAGTGTCAATAGTTAACTTGACCAAGTAAAAGCTTGGAACTTTCTTTTAAATGGGCATGGTGATTGTGACGTTCCAACCGTTAAAGTTTGTGCAAAACTATTTAGTTGATTTGCTATAAAAActtttaaaatttgaaattttgtatAGAAATaatctttttgaaatttcatattttgtaaaaaaaattatgaaatttAAAAGTACAACTAAATTATAATCAATAATCTACAAACTGAGCGACCAACTAAAAAAATGATCGTGAAAACCAATAGTTTTATGGTTTTCTAATAacacaaaagatcaaatacaaatactcTTATCATACAAACGTACGAATAAGATGAAAAGCTAAaaaaacgcggtgacattttttcgtaattatttactcgtagagaattattatcaaaattaccctacaagtgaTCTTTTAGGGTAATTTTGATTTTGTAGGGTAACTTTGTAAAATGATCTTGTAAGATGATTTTgctcttgtagggtaattttgtagagtgtcataattacattaaaaataatCTGGTTGGGGTAACTTTGATTTTGTATGGTAATTTTGAGTTTtgtgttgtttgataaacttgtagagtaattttgatacacttctagagtaattttgataattaccctacaagatcattttacaaaattacagTACAAGATAAAAATTACCCAACAAGATCACTTGTATAGTAATTttgaggggttttttttttttttttttactttttcatacCTTTCGTACGATAAGGTTATTTGTACGTGGACTTTAACTCTTTCTAATAACGCGTGTAGTAGTTTATAAATAATTACATTAAAATAAAGTTGGTCCGCTACGTAAATTACACAGGATAGTCCAATTGTTAGAACCATAAATGAAACCAAACATCATGTTTGGAGGCTATATCCAggaattttaatttattttttatttttttataaactgtcACAAAAAAACTTGCCAAATTACATCTAAACAGAAGATAGACGGGTAACAAGCCGCGCCTCTACCCTTTTCTGAATTGCAAACTCTAACCTTCCAAAGCTGTCACATTTCATATCATAATATTTTTCATAAATGGCAATAGTGTGGCTGATGAGGCGATAAACAGATTGTAGAGAACCATGATGGATCACTGGTGGTGCATTCCACTATTGGCGCCTTCTGGATGGATGTGGAAACTTACATGTACTActatttgtttgatcaattattAGATTACTGTTTGTTCGATCAATTATTAGATCGAGAATATTCATTGAATACATAGAAAATAGTGAATGAATAACTTTCTATAcgtcaaacttttttttttttaacggccgaCAAAATTATTATTAATTGTAGCAAGAAGCTACCCACCAAACTTACATATGTTTGAACATCAAAAAATTACATAACAAACTACATTCACATATTACTAACCACCAACATCAAACCGACACCACTTCTCCCATGTTAAGGCCGCCAACTTCGATCGATTCTTTACCCATAGGAATGCCATAGCTTTAATTTCATCCACTATCCTTGTAATATTCGGGACCACCTGTCTGTGAACCGGCTCGTTTCTCATCTTCCAAAGGCTCCAAAAAGTCACTAGCACAATGGCATGTAACGCTTTCCACTTCTTCCTAGAACTTGCCGGGACACCGGTAGGGCTCAGTAAGTCACTAATACCAAAAGCAAATATAGGGGGGATTTTGCACCAATCAGCTATGATTTGCCAAACAATTTGAGCGAACTGGCAAGATATAAATATATGTTCACTTGTTTCCGAACTTTCGCCGCAAAAGACACAGTGATCATTTTGAACCGGAATGTTCCGACGAATTAACGCACATTTCGACGGGAGACGGTCCATTTCTGCCCTCCACGCAACAATCGCCACCTTTTTCGGAACCCAATTATTCCACACGAACGGACTTGCTGGAATTTCACGATTAAATGTTGCCAAAAGTTTTTTAATAGAGGCAACTTTAAAGGATCCATTAGGTTCATATTTCCAGGACCAACAATCCTTACCTGGGCCCAAACTCACACCGCAAACAATATTAATAAGTTGCTGTAGTTGGGATTGTTCGCTCCCACCAAGAACTGGGCTGGCCCAAACCCAAGAAAACGCAGGCCCTGTTTCATCCACAACCAAACGATCCGCCACCAAACAGTCCTTGATACTCTCCATTTTGAACAAATCCGGGAATTTAATATACAGTGGTTGTGGGTCAATCCATAAGTCTAGCCAAAAGTGAATATTGCCCCCATTTTTCACATCCGCACGAGCAGCATCCTTAAGGTCAATTCCAGCCGGTAACAAAGACTGTCGAATGCTTATAATGCTCTTCCAAGGTCCAGAAATAGTTACTTTCGCCGGTATATCGTTCCATGCTCTAGAGTTGTGGTGAATAGCCTAAATTACCCTCCGCCATAGGCTATCCTTTTCCGTTTTGAATCTctgatgtctgtcgttaaggacatgcaaaaaccaactaaactatgtagataggataagtcggatatcgaaccaagGGAGGACTGTGGAAAGTGTGTAATGCTCAGTTTTGATTAACAACTATAAAAAATAAACTGATGATTGTTTGATTCGTGGATTAACTAAAAATTACAAACTAAATGTGAGATTTAAATCAATAGAAAGAACAacggttcctccagatttcaggttttataactagattcaattatgtgtttaatcgaaacactcacatagacataagtgtttaacctaattcatcaattgtgataaccaacgactaagtactccggtcaatacataacgggaggttatcgaatgattatcaattacaattacaaaccctaaccccatgtcaaatatatcccaattactagaactctcgggaactgaatgcttagaaattaaggtttaaataaatgcaattgtctacaaccaataaatcaaatcaaatcaaatcaaggtgaaaaatatcgaatgcttagatcaccaagttatacgattgtcacaaacacataaaattatctaacttacaaaaaccctccatccagAGGAAACCATAAAAGACTAGCCGCTCATCTCGTTCGGTTGATCTTCGCGTGCTTCCCGAAGTCGCTCACTTCCTTCTGTCGTCGAAGATGATGATAATGATTTTTCCTTTGTGTGATCATGTGATCCGCTTCTCGGCCCAATCCATGATGATGTTCTGCCTCAATCTACTCGTGAATATGATAATGATTTGTTATAATATTCTTTTTTAATTATTGGCTCCTTCCTTTGGTCCAATGGCTCGTAGATACACACAACCCAAGTCTGCCCAATGTTGAATGATGGTTTGATTGACTTTGTGGACTAAGCCATTTCACGTGGACTAAGCCAGCCGCCAACCTCTTTTCTGATGTCGATGATttgatgtgttttttttttatgttcCCAAAGTCCAAATTGTGATGATGTTCTTTTTGAGACCCACCTCTCACGTCCAATCCTTTGTATTGCGGCCCAATCCAAAGAGTCCACGTGAGTTCAAGTTCCGTGCATGTGCCGTCCAATTGTCCACAGCCCACATGTGCGCGTGAAGTCCAACAAGCAGCccattttttcaatgtttcaacCGTAGGTTACATTTACCATCCGTAAGCTACGTTATGAACATTCTGTTTCTTTGATAATTTGCATGCCGT from Helianthus annuus cultivar XRQ/B chromosome 7, HanXRQr2.0-SUNRISE, whole genome shotgun sequence includes the following:
- the LOC110867193 gene encoding uncharacterized protein LOC110867193, whose amino-acid sequence is MESIKDCLVADRLVVDETGPAFSWVWASPVLGGSEQSQLQQLINIVCGVSLGPASPFVWNNWVPKKVAIVAWRAEMDRLPSKCALIRRNIPVQNDHCVFCGESSETSEHIFISCQFAQIVWQIIADWCKIPPIFAFGISDLLSPTGVPASSRKKWKALHAIVLVTFWSLWKMRNEPVHRQVVPNITRIVDEIKAMAFLWVKNRSKLAALTWEKWCRFDVGG